DNA from Bradyrhizobium japonicum USDA 6:
TTGCTGCTGGCCCGGACGGTTGTTCTGGCCGGGCTGGCCGTTGGGCCGCTGTTGCTGTTGGCCCGGCGGCGTGTTCGGCCGCAATTGCTGCTGCTGCGGTGGCTGGGTCGGCCGCGGAAGGCGGCTGATCGCGGTCGGATTGGCGCGGCGGAAGTCGCGCTGCTCGGTGACGATCTGCCGGCCGGTGGTCTGCGCCAGATGCACCTGGCTGACGAAGCCGCGGTCGCGCGCGATCTGCTGCGGAGCGATCGTGATCGGCACGGCGGCAAAGCGCATGCCGCCTGCGCCGCCGGCGCCCGGGCGGATCGCAAAACCGCTTGCGGCCTGCGTCAGCGCGCCGAGTCGCGTGCCGCTGGTGCGGTCGTTGACCTCGATGTGGCCGACGCGGCCGTCGGCGTCGGGATAGAGCTTGACGTTGACGTTATTCGCGGCGCTAGCCGCTGCGCCTTCGGGAACGTCGACGACGCCGGTGGTGCCGCGAATGCCGAGCGTTGCGGTCGGCGTTGCGATCTTCATGTCGCCGGTCTTCGCCACGGCGGCCGCGACGAAGGCAACGGTGCCCTTGCCGATGTCGAAGATCGCCGAATTTTGCTTGCCGCCGTCCTCATAGACGTAATTGTCGATGGTGATCTTCGCGCTGGCGGAGAGGTTGAACGTGGTGGCGTCGTTGAAGGTGATGCCGAGCGAGGAGTTCGACGAGGTCCGCACGACGTCATTGAGATAGATGTCGTCGCGCACGCGCAGCGGATAAGAGTTCTTGTCGCGGACCACGGTTGCGATCCCCGTCACGGTCGCGACGTTGCCGATCGGCTCGACGGCGGCGGGTTGCGCGTCCGTGGCGGGCGCAGGTGAAGCCGACGGCGTCGGGGAGGGGGCGGGCGTTGGCTGCGCTTGGGGCTGAGCCTGCGCAAGCTCGATTGCATCGGATGCGAGCGCCACGCTCGCGCCGGCCAGCGGCAACGCCAGCAACGGAAGCGCGAAGACGAAGCGGCGCCAAGCCACCATTGATGTCACGAGGAAGTCCCGGTGAGAGCGCGAGGCGAGATCGGCCGATATCAGCCGGGGTTAGCTGAATGGCGGATGAACATCTGTCGCATGGACGGGGCGAACGTTCAAACGCCACGCCCGGTGAGGGGCGTGGCGTTTCGAACTTGTGGCGCGAGATCCTCAGGTGCGCAATTGCGCACCATAGTTCGATGCTTCGCATCGCCCCGGGATGACACTTTCGGTGTCAGCTCACGCGCTTCCAGGTCTGGCCGCCGCAGAACATGCCGCCGAAGGCGCAGCCCTGCACGCGCATCGCATTCGGGCCCTTCATCGCGATCGTGGAGTCGTAGTTGCGGCCGGAGTCGGGATCGTGGATGCGGCCGCTCCACTTCGCGCCGTCGGGCTTCATGTTGATCAGGATGCGCTCGTTGGACTTCACGGCGTAACCGCAGAGATTGGCGCCGCACTGTTCGACGCGGACATTGCCCTTGTTCTCTTCGGTCGCCCAGACGCCGATCGGCGTGCTGGCAGCTTGCACGGGCGCGGCAGCAACCGGCGCCGGAGCGGGCGCGGGAGCAATCGCGACCGGTGCAGGCGCGGCAACGGGAGCCGCGGCGGGCGCGGCCGGCGTGGTGTTGTCGTAGCCGGCGGCCGGAGCGGCCGCAACCGTCGTGGCGGGAGCCGCGGGGGCGGCGACAACAGGCGCGGCCGGCACGGTCGCCTGCACCGGCGCCTGTTGCACGGGCTGCTGCTGCACCGGAGCCGGCGCGGGTTGCGCGGTCGTCGTGGACGGAGCTGGCGTGGTGTCGTCGTCGTCCTTGGAGCCGCCGAGGCCCTTGAGGTTGATATTGTTCAGCTTGATCGGCTTGTCCGACAGGCCCGGTGCGACGATCGTCACGCAATTGAGCGAGGCGCAGTTGCGCGGCGTCTCGATGCGGATGTGCTGGCCTTCGATCTGGAACGCAATCGAGTTGCCGGCATGCGCGGCGGCGGTCGAAGCGAGGAAGAGCGCGGTGGCGGCGATGGTGAGCTTGTTCATGACAACCTCCGAAAATTGTGCCGGTCTGAACTAGTGTCGCTGGTGGATGAAGCCTGGTTCGACCCTATGCCGGGCCTGTCCCGCCTTCTGTGATGGACGTCACAACGTTCCGCGCCGGCTGGGTCAGGCAGCGCACATTCAGCGGCAAGTCAGACCGCGTAACCTCGTGGCGACACAGAGGGAGGCGCCGATGAAGCGGCTTGCGTTTCTCTTACCCTGCCCTGGAGGGACCTGGAGGGGGAGGGTGGCAGCTTGCCCCTGTCAAATTTGTAATCGTCCCGCACCGAACCCGCATCTCGCCTGCACGCGACCGATGGCTGACGACGCATGCAAGGAGAGCCAACATGAAACGTCTCGGCTTCATCGCCGCGCTGCTGATCGGCAGCGCGATCCCGGCCCACGCCGACACCGACATCTGGAACAACATGCTGAAGCAGCAGCGCGGCGACGATGCGCTGCATGTCGATAGCGCGTTCTGCGATGCGCAACTCGGCGCGCCGCAGAACGGCACGGTGACCTCGGCGCAATACAAGCGCTGCATGCGCACGCGGGGCTGGCGCTTCAGTCATACGGTTCGCGAAAAGGACGACGGCTATCCCGATCCTGACAATCCCGGTCTCGTCTGTCACGACTTCAAGATCGGCGGCGTCACGGGATCGTCCTGCTCGAATTTCTGAGCACGGCAACAGGCCCGGCGGCCGGATGATCCGGCGCCGCCGGGCAAGCCCGTGATGCGGTCGGTGATGTCTCTAGATCATGCCGAGCACGATGGCGCCGACAAAGGCCATGGCGAGGCACGCGGTGATAACGCTCAGTCTCCCGGCCAACGTCATATGGTCGCTCCCGCTGTTGTCCCCCGTGCGAGCGCATCATGGTTAACAGAGAGTCTCTCTCCGAAAAAGTCAGCCTTGCTTCCGCTGCTGCCGCGCGGCGTATGCGCGTGCGCGCCGGTATGGTTAAAGAACACTGAAATCAACACGTTGAAGAGTCTTTAAGTAAATTCACCGAACGTGCGTGCATGACGCGCGGAGTTCGTTTGTATCTCGTCGGCTCCATCGTCCTTGTTTCGCTTGCGGGTTGCGGACGCG
Protein-coding regions in this window:
- a CDS encoding FecR domain-containing protein, producing the protein MVAWRRFVFALPLLALPLAGASVALASDAIELAQAQPQAQPTPAPSPTPSASPAPATDAQPAAVEPIGNVATVTGIATVVRDKNSYPLRVRDDIYLNDVVRTSSNSSLGITFNDATTFNLSASAKITIDNYVYEDGGKQNSAIFDIGKGTVAFVAAAVAKTGDMKIATPTATLGIRGTTGVVDVPEGAAASAANNVNVKLYPDADGRVGHIEVNDRTSGTRLGALTQAASGFAIRPGAGGAGGMRFAAVPITIAPQQIARDRGFVSQVHLAQTTGRQIVTEQRDFRRANPTAISRLPRPTQPPQQQQLRPNTPPGQQQQRPNGQPGQNNRPGQQQPGTPGRQGTQQGAQPPQRQGQGGAVQPGAPRAGQGQQQQGQQRRGPQQPGQQQGAGQPAGAPRTGQGTPPGGALQTQPQRDGQTPAQPGGVVPSQPGTAPQPQTPRTGLQPGQPPAAQQPGGIQRQGGFQQRLPAAQRPAAPRRPAPAQKERKERR
- a CDS encoding DUF2147 domain-containing protein yields the protein MNKLTIAATALFLASTAAAHAGNSIAFQIEGQHIRIETPRNCASLNCVTIVAPGLSDKPIKLNNINLKGLGGSKDDDDTTPAPSTTTAQPAPAPVQQQPVQQAPVQATVPAAPVVAAPAAPATTVAAAPAAGYDNTTPAAPAAAPVAAPAPVAIAPAPAPAPVAAAPVQAASTPIGVWATEENKGNVRVEQCGANLCGYAVKSNERILINMKPDGAKWSGRIHDPDSGRNYDSTIAMKGPNAMRVQGCAFGGMFCGGQTWKRVS